Below is a genomic region from Pseudomonas sp. JQ170C.
CTACTCCGCCTTAGGAGGCTCTAGGGATGTTTTGATTGTTTCAAATGTGGTTTTGACATGCTTGGAGATATCCCCAACGAACCCCGCCAATACCACCGCCACCATCGCTGCAATGATGGCGTATTCGATACCGGACGCCCCGTCCTTGCGATGGAAGAATTCTTTGCAGCTCTTGAGAATCCGGGATACACGCATGGCACTTCTCCTTGCGCACAACGGCGCAGATGACAGGGGCGGGTCGATGATTCCCCTTTGCCATCACAGCATCGTCAACCACTGAAAAACCAGCAAATGTAAGAAGGCATTAATACGAAAGTGATAGCGCGAAAACTGACGCCAGTAAGTCGTTGATTCAGGGGGCTGTCAGCATTACGGCGGAAAAATTTCTGGCGGGTAATGGCGTTTTGTCTTCACTGCGCTACCGTCAAATAGCGAAATCGTTGCTTTCTTGGCAACACAGTTGGCCGGTTCAAAGGCGGTTGCGAGGGACGGGCAGGGCAGTTGGAGGACCGGCATGGGCAGTCGCTTAACCATCATTCTTGCGGGATTTTTTTTGCTGGGGGCTTTGCTGGCAGGCTATTGGGGGCTGGAACTCAGCCGTCCTGCCCAGGCCCCTGTCGCAGCGCCTGTTGCCGCCCCTGTGGTGGAACAGGTGGTCACCAGCGCCACGGACGAAATGCGCCAGCCCGTGGTGGTCCTGCGCCGCGATGTGGCGCCCTATACCCCCCTCACTGCCGACGACCTGCTGCTGGAGCGCTTGCAGGTAGCCCCCGCGGGCAGCTTCCAGACCTTCGAGCAAGTGCTCGGGCGCAGTAGCTGGCGGGCCCTGTCCGCCGGCACCTGGCTGGAGCAGGGCAGTTTCGACGCCGGCGGGCCGCTGGCGCGGATGATCCATCCCCATGAGCGTGCTCTGGCCGTCGCTGTCGATGAAGTGATCGGTGCGGCCGGACAGTTGAGCCCAGGCGACTACGTCGATGTGCTGCTCTACCTGCGCGAGGCCAACCAGAACCCCCAGGCCACCGCCCAGGTGGTGCTGCCGGCGCTGCGCGTGCTCAGTGTCGGGGCCCAGATGGGGTTGGGCAACGACGGCAGGGCGGTCACTCCCCCGCAGGATGAAAAGGCTCGTCAGGACGCGCAACGCAATGCGGCGCGCACGGTGGTGCTGGCAGTCCCCGAGAAGCTGGCCAGCCGCTTGATGCTTGCCACCCAAACCGGCAGCTTGCGCCTGGCGGTGCGCAGCGCCGAAGAAAAACGCCTGGCGCAGTATTGGGCCAATCCCCAGGGCAGCACGGTGGAAGTGGACAACGCCAACCGCGAACTCTATCGCTTCAGTCAGTTGGCCCAGGCACCGGTGCCTCAGGCGGTGGCCAGCACCTCGCCGCGTCGCGGCATGGAAATCATTCGAGGCAACCAATCCCTCCAACCCACTCCCTGATCCAACCAGCCAGGATGCCCTTCAATGAGCAGTCGTTCCGTGCGGGTAACTCAACAAGTGCTGTGCGTTTGGCTGTGCGCCGCCGCACTGGCTTCCCAGGCCCAGGCGGCCTCTACCGGGTGCGCGGCGATGGAGCGGCTGCCCGCGGCTATCGAGATCGACCAGGGCCTGCAACAAGAGGTGCGGGTGCCGGTGAACATCACCCGGGTTGCAGTGGGCGACTCGAAAATC
It encodes:
- the cpaB gene encoding Flp pilus assembly protein CpaB, whose product is MGSRLTIILAGFFLLGALLAGYWGLELSRPAQAPVAAPVAAPVVEQVVTSATDEMRQPVVVLRRDVAPYTPLTADDLLLERLQVAPAGSFQTFEQVLGRSSWRALSAGTWLEQGSFDAGGPLARMIHPHERALAVAVDEVIGAAGQLSPGDYVDVLLYLREANQNPQATAQVVLPALRVLSVGAQMGLGNDGRAVTPPQDEKARQDAQRNAARTVVLAVPEKLASRLMLATQTGSLRLAVRSAEEKRLAQYWANPQGSTVEVDNANRELYRFSQLAQAPVPQAVASTSPRRGMEIIRGNQSLQPTP
- a CDS encoding Flp family type IVb pilin, with the protein product MRVSRILKSCKEFFHRKDGASGIEYAIIAAMVAVVLAGFVGDISKHVKTTFETIKTSLEPPKAE